The segment CACATACTTTAATTTTCATATAACTAGTTTCCTCCTCAGTCCCTGTACTTTCTTGAAAGCAATTAAGCCTTTATTTTTATTCTAAATGTTAAATTCGACAATGCAACCTCTTTTCCTTTAAAAAAATTAAAAAACCTTAAAAATTATATAAATTCTTAATTTTTCTCCAGAATACTCTTAAATTCGACGCAATACGCAAAATATTACATTTAATGGTAGTTTTGTCGAATAATCTTTATTATTTTTCATCATAACGTAATTTCCATCATAATAAAAGAAAAAAGCGAGCTTTTTCAGCCCACTTTCTTCTCTTTATCTTTTTGATAAATGTCAATTCCGGCTTCGTTCAGCATCCATTCTATATGAACGCCATACCCGCTTGTCGGATCATTTACAAATACGTGAGTGACAGCACCAATCACCTTGCCATTTTGAATAATTGGACTTCCACTCATCCCCTGCACAATTCCTCCCGTCTTTTCCAAGAGGACCGGATCTGTAATTTTTATGACCATCCCTTTAGTGGCGGGGAATTTTTGTGGAATGCTACTGACTACTTCAACATCAAATTCTTCCACTTTATCTCCATCCACGACGGTCAGTATTTTAGCAGGTCCTTCTTTCACTTCTGCCGACAAGGCGATTGGCAGTGCTTTGTCCATGATGCCATTCTCTATATCTTTGTTAAGCGTTCCGAAGATCCCGAACGGGCTGTTTCTTGAGATATCACCAATTGCCGATCTATCGTTGGAAAACCTTGCAAGCTTTTCACCCGGTACTCCATTGCTTCCCTTATCAATGGACGTAACGGTCGATCGAACAATTTGGCCGTCTTGAACAACAATCGGCTTTTTTGTATCCATATCTGAAATCACATGGCCTAACGCTCCATACTTCATGGTGATCGGATCATAGAAGGTCATGGTTCCAATTCCCGCAGCCGAATCTCTAATATATAGTCCAATTCTGAATGAACTGTCCTGTTTGTCTTTTAAAGGAATAAGCTTTGTTTCAATGGTTTCTTTTTCTCGTGTGATGACAACATCAAGGGGATTACCGGTCTTGCCGGACTCTTGTACAAATGGAGCAACATCACTCATCTGCTCGATGGTTTTGCCGTTGATTTTTGTAATAATGTCGCCTACTTGGATACCCGCAATTTCTCCAGGTGATTGTTTACCTTCTTCCGTATCGACCTGGTGGTGGCCGACTACCAGAACACCCAAAGTGTTTAATTTCACTCCAATGGATTGACCGCCCGGATACACTTTATATTCCGGTATGACATCTACATTCACCTGTTTGACAGGGATACCGGCAAGCTGCAACACAACCTGACCTTCTCCTGCTTGTTT is part of the Sutcliffiella sp. FSL R7-0096 genome and harbors:
- the spoIVB gene encoding SpoIVB peptidase is translated as MREDIIRKFVGVFLLVSVMVLCVSQPFKEYVQIPNKITMFEGQGLHFQSSVPVTAKANENSSSSLGIETDHKTIALNGKQAGEGQVVLQLAGIPVKQVNVDVIPEYKVYPGGQSIGVKLNTLGVLVVGHHQVDTEEGKQSPGEIAGIQVGDIITKINGKTIEQMSDVAPFVQESGKTGNPLDVVITREKETIETKLIPLKDKQDSSFRIGLYIRDSAAGIGTMTFYDPITMKYGALGHVISDMDTKKPIVVQDGQIVRSTVTSIDKGSNGVPGEKLARFSNDRSAIGDISRNSPFGIFGTLNKDIENGIMDKALPIALSAEVKEGPAKILTVVDGDKVEEFDVEVVSSIPQKFPATKGMVIKITDPVLLEKTGGIVQGMSGSPIIQNGKVIGAVTHVFVNDPTSGYGVHIEWMLNEAGIDIYQKDKEKKVG